CCAAAAGTTGCTGACAGGGAGTCAGAAACTGTTTGGCGCCTGGAGGACAACTGAACATGTCCCAAAGAATCAAGCCACACAGGCGATTACAACCATCAGCGTTCTGCACAAACGTCAGGGGCTCAATGCACTGGGAAAGACTTGACTGAGCCGAAAAGCCGCAGCGAGTGAACAACTCAAAGGCTTTTCACAAGGAATTCATCCAGGTGTTTTGCCATGACTTCTGACTTCGCCTGGGTGCAAACCGATCAAGTGGCTTGCACCCAGGATGAAATGAAAAGCTCAGATCAAAGACCAAGGAACATTGCAGGAATTCGGTCGAGTGCGTGAATGCCAAGCATTTGTGACACTACATTCACCAGCATTCCAGCGAGGTGAGCACCACCCACGAGAGCCAAACCACGCCACAGCTTTTCATAATTTGCGGGTGGCTTGCCTCCCAGCCATGCAGCAGACATTTGTACATATTCTGGCGCCGGCGGCACATGAATAGACATGGATACTCCGCCAGCAAGATTGCTACGGAGCAAGCTATCGCTCCCTTTCGATCGATCACTGCTTGCAAAACCTTGCTCAAGAGCCGCAATTCGAACAAAGTTTTGCATCGACATTCCACTTGCAGAAGTGAACGATCGAACATAAGGAATCGTATTATCCCCAAAGACTTCTGAATACTCCGCAGAATCAATAATGGAGTCAATCAGCCCATCGAACCCATACTCAGATTGGATCGCAGCTGAACTAATAACTTCTTGCTGATTCAGAGGTGGTCGGCCAAGCAAATGCTTGAAATTCAACTCAATCCCTCTGTAGGCAGAAACTTTAAAGAAATAACGGGATTTATACAACTCACTCTTAGCGAGACGACGAACAAATTCACGAGCACAAAGACGTCCGTCGGTGAATTCTGCTTCTAGAGAATCACAGCGCTCATAGGCCATGACATGTGCATTACCCAGAACCTGCCGGTATGCGGCATCAATACACTCGCGCAGAGCCTCTCCATCTGTCGGAGAAAAACGATCAAACGTGACCCGATGCGGACATTCAACATGGTCCCTTGGACCTACACCAATACGCATCTGTGCACATGATTGCCTCAGATATTCGGCATTCGTCAGAGCGGCTGGACTCATCCCCCTGCGGGCCTGAGACGACGCAAAACTAACGTCCATTGACTTGGACTCAGCGCCGAACCTGAACTTGGGTGAGAGGGAAGCGTTCATTTAAAGCAGAATTACTGAAAGCCTTTGCCAAGCAATTGCGAGCACGAAAGACCGTTGAAGGCGCAACTCCAACAGGAGCGCATTGAAAACTTAGTTGTGAAACAACAATTTCCTCTGAACGCGAAAAAAAATTAAATTAAAGAATAATTAGTTATCTTTAGTTTCTTAAAGCCTTGCAGCATCGCTGAGAAGCGACTGCTTTGAAGATCCACACAGTCCTGGACGCAAGCCAATTCAGCCTTCAACAGTTCAGCGAGATTTGCGCATCAAGACATCAAGCGAAGAGCTTTGGCTTGCAACCAAACCCAATCATCGAGGCTCGACCTGATGCCTCTCTCCCCAGATCAGAACCACGAAAAAGCCTTAAGGCATTAATTCACTGATGGAGAGGCAACCGGAGCCAAAGGGATCCATTCATTGCGTGCGATAAACCCGTTGCAGCAGCCACAGGGAGAACAACACACCGATCAGATGGGCGAACAGCACCTGGGTGTTGCTGAGCACGGACAGCATTTCCAATGACGTAATCGCCAGGTTGTCGGCCATGCCGCGGCCGCCGATGGCAATACCGGGGGTCTGCATCGAAGCCTGCACGAACAGACTGCCGGCGAGGGCCTGATAGCCGATCGTGGCGAAGGTGAGGCCCAGCAGATCCGCCAGCAGCCCCCGCTTGATCAGCCGTGCCACCTCCCCCCGACTGGGTCGGGCAGCACTGTCGATGGCCCGACCGGCACGAACGATCAGCCAGCCCTGCCAGAGGCTGAAGAGCAGCACGAGGAAGGCCAGGGAGGTGAGCGACAGTCCAGGCCCTAGCCCTACAGCACGTTCGGAATTGCGGGCCAGGCTGCCGCCAATGTTGTTGAACAGGAGAACACCCACCACAACGATGCCGAGAACCACCTGAATCCAGAAACGGATCCATCCCATCCGACGCACGCCGAAGGACAACTTCTGGAAATCGAGGCGGTCGGCCATGCCCTGGTGCTCGGTCGTTCAAACTTGCCACCAAAGCGCACCTTCTGCACCTCCTTGATTCCGCTCTGCTCTCCAGAGGAGGCCCGTCGGCCAACAGCCCTCGCTCTGGGGAGTTTTGATGGCCTCCACGCGGGCCATCGTCGTGTGATCGATGAGGCCATCCAGGGCATCCCAGAGGAGGCCGTTCCCTCGGTGGTGAGCTTCTGGCCCCATCCCCGTGAGGTGCTGTTCGGCGAAGCACGCCTGAGGCTGGATCTCCCAAGCGAAAAACTCGCCCTGCTTGAACCCCTTGGCATCCAGCAGCTCGTGCTGGTGCCCTTCACCCGGGAGCTCGCTCAGCTGAGTGCGGAAGAGTTCGTCAAAACCGTTCTATTGAGCACCCTTCAGGCCAGGCGCATTGCGGTGGGCACCAACTTCCGCTTCGGCCATCAGCGGCGGGGCGACGCCGAGATGCTGGAACGGCTCGCCGCTCGCGGAGGCGTTGAGGTGAAGGTCGTGCCCATCGTTGAAGACCGTGAGGGCCGGATGAGCAGCAGCAGAATCCGCGCGGCCCTCGAGCAGGGAGATCTAGAGGCAGCCAAAGGCTTGCTTGGCAGGGCTTACCGCTTTCAGGGCCGGGTGGTGCGGGGCCGAGGCCTGGGGCGAGAACTGGGCTGGCCCACCGCCAATCTCCAGGTGGATGGCCGCAAAGCACTTCCAGGGCTCGGTGTCTACGCCGCCTGGGCCCAACTGGATGGGGCAGGCGAGCGCCTGCCAGCCGTGATGAACCTCGGCCCCCAACCCACGATCGATCCCACATCTCCCTCTGCCGTGGAGGTGCACCTGCTGGATCAGAGCCTGGAGCTGGAGGGGCGGCACCTGGGCGTCGAGCCGGTGCAGCGCCTACGCGGCCAGACCAAATTCAGTGGTCTCGAGGAGCTCAGCAGCCAGATCGGCCGCGACGCAGCCCAAGCCCGCAAGATCCTTCAGACAGGCTCTCAGGCCACGGTCGGATAGGCATTCACCAGGCCCCAGACGATGAACACGCCGATGCCACCGAGAAGAACGATTCCCCAGACCAGAACGTGCATGGTGCTTTCAGAACCACCGTTCTCCATGACCGACGCAGAAACCGTTGCCCACAGGGTGCCATGAATCCGACCCCTAGCGAGACATCCCTGGATACACGGGTGGCACGCCTGATCGATGCCAACCTCGACCGTGCCCGGGAAGGCCTGAGGGTTGTCGAGGACTGGTGCCGCTTCGGCCTAGAGCAGCAGGACTTGGTGGTGCGCCTCAAGGACTGGCGACAACGGCTGGGACGGCTACATCACGACAGCTACAAGCAAGCCCGCTCCACCAGCACCGACACCGGCGCCGGACTGGAGCATCCAGCCCAACTCGACCGCCACAGCCCCGATCACGTGGTGGCGGCCAATTGCGCCCGGGTGCAGGAAGCACTGAGGGTGCTGGAGGAGTACGGACGCAACATCGACCCTGCCCTGGCCGCTGAAGCCGCTGTGATCCGCTACGGCCTTTACGACCTGGAGGTGGTCTGCCTCAACGCCACCCTGCGGGCCAGGCGACGCACCAAGCTTCAGGACTGTCGCCTCTGCCTGATCACAACCCCCTGCGATGACCTGAGCGATCGGGTGGAGGCCGCCCTGCAGAACGGGGTGAGCATGGTGCAGTACCGCTGCAAAGCGGGGAACGATCTCGAACGCCTGCAAGCGGCCCAGCAGCTGAGGCAGCTCTGCAACCGCTTCGGGGCGCTGCTGATCATCAATGACCGAGTTGACCTGGCCCTCGCGGTGGATGCAGATGGGGTGCACCTGGGCCAGGAGGACATGCCCAGCGACGTGGCACGCTCTCTGCTGGGGTCCGCGCGTCTGCTGGGCCGCAGCACCCACAGCATCGATCAGGTTCATCAAGCTCAGCAGGAGCCGATCGACTACCTCGGCTTCGGCCCCATCCACTCCACGGCCGTCAAACCCGAGCGATCCCCTGTTGGCATGGAACTCTTGGCGCAGGCCACTGCGATCAGCCAACGCCCCGTCTTTGCCATTGGTGGAATCACGCTGGCCAACCTGCCGGCACTGCTCTCGGCCGGGGGCCAGCGCGCGGCGGTGATCGGCGCAATCATGCATGCAGATGACACCGGGCAGGCCTCGCGGCAACTGCTCCAGCACCTGGACCACGCCACGTTCTGAGCCATGCCTCTCACCCTGATGGTCAACGGTGAAACCCGCGTGCTGGATCCAGCGCCGACACCCGCCAGCCTGGCGGCCGTTGTTGCCCTGCTGGCCAACAACCCCAAGCTGGTGGTCACGGAGCACAACGGCGTGATCGCACCCCGCAGCCGTTGGGACAACATCGTGGTGAAGGATGACGACACCCTTGAGATCGTCACCATCGTGGGTGGTGGTTCCTAGAGTCGCCGGATTGATGCTGTGGGCGCTGCTGTGGCCACCCCCCGACTGTTGACACAACCCCGACGACTGCTCGCATCACTACTTTTGCCGCTCGTGCTTGTGGGACTCTGCCTGTTCCAGGCACAGCCGGCTGATGCAGCCCGCGGTGGGCGCATGGGCGGGGGCAGCTTCCGCGCTCCTTCGATGCCCCGATCCAGCGGCGGTAGCTATGGCGGTGGGTATCGCGGCGGTGGTTACCGCGGTGGAGGGATGGGCTTCCCCTTCATCATTCCGATCTTTGGATTCGGTGGCGGTGGTCTGTTCGGGCTGCTGATCCTGATGGCCATCGCGGGTGTGCTGGTGAACGCCGTCCGGGGCGGCGGCGGCGCCCCAGCCATCGGAGGTGCTGCTGCGGCTCCAGCCATACCGCGCAACGTGAACATGATTCAGGTGCAAGTGGGGCTGCTGGCCAGTGCCAAATCCCTTCAGGACGATCTGCGCTCTTTAGCTGCCTCCTCCGACACCAGCAGTTCAGCCGGCCTCCAAAGGCTGCTTCAGGAAACAACCCTGGCCCTGCTACGCCAACCGGACCTCTGGGTCTACGCCAATGCAGAGAGTGGAAGTGTTCCGTTCAGCTCCGCTGAATCGACCTTTAATCGCCTCTCCATGAACGAGCGCAGCAAACTGGACGCTGAGCTCACCAGCAATGTCGGTGGTCAGCGGATGAGCGACACCAGCAGCAGCGCTGGCGAGGCAGATGCCACCAACGAATTCATCGTCGTGACGCTTCTCGTCGCGTCAACGGCAACCGCCAAGCTCGGTGGAGCTGACACCGGGGAAGATCTACGCCAGACCTTGCGCATCCTCGGTTCCACAGCCTCCACTGAATTAATGGCCCTCGAAGTGATCTGGCAACCGGAGGGGCGCGGTGATGTGCTCAGCGCCAACGACCTCGTCACCGCCTACCCCAATCTGCAGCACCTCTGAAGAACTAAAGATTTTCTTCGCCGATTTTCTGGGTTTCTGGGTATTCCTTCTCAGGAATCAGTCTTAATTTGCTGATAACCAAATTTGGACTTCCGGCGTTGGCCCCCGACCCCCGCTCCATGGAATGGCAACAAGATGGCGAGCTGGCTCGGGCTGATCTGGATGCTCTTGTAAATGCACTGCTGCGCGTGGAGTGCGACCGCAACTCTGCCGAGCTGCAGCGACTGGGCCAGATTGATCCACCTGCTGCTGCTGCCGCCTAAACAATTAGCCCAATTCAGCGGGCTCGACTCCTCTGAGGATCCGCAATGCAGCCATCGCGGCACCGTAGCCATTGTCGATATTCACCACCGTCAACCCGGGGGCACAACTGGCGAGCATCCCTTCCAAAGCGGTCCTCCCCCCTGAGCTGATCCCATAACCAACCGAGACCGGGACGCCAATCACCGGCTGGGAGACAAGACCGGCCAGTACCGTCGGGAGGGCGCCCTCCATCCCTGCGCAGGCGATCAGGATCCGAGCCGTTGCCAAACGGGGAAGTTGATCGAGAAGGCGATGCAATCCGGCAACGCCAACATCCATCACAGGGTCAACGCCAATGCCATGGCAACGCAGGGCAAGAGCGGCTTCAGCCACCACAGTGCGATCACTGCTGCCTCCACTCAGCACCACCACCTCAGCAGGAGGCGGTGGTGCAGGAGGCAGAGAGCCCAAGGTCAGGCAGCGGGCATCAGGGTGCAGCTCAACCTCCGGCAACATCTCGAACACCCGTGCCGCCTTCTTGGCATCCACCCGGGTCACGAGCCCCAACTCTCCTGCTGTGGCAAAGGTCTCGAGGATGGCGATGATCTGATCGGCCGTTTTGTGTTCCCCCCAGATGGCCTCAACCATGCCCAACCGCTGGCGGCGCCGCAGATCAAGACGAGCATCAGGGATGTTCACTGCGGCAACAGTTCTCCCTCAAACACAAGGGGAAAGGGGTTGCCCTGGTTCTGTCCCGTGTGCTCACAGGCCAGCATCTCGAAGCGCGCCTGAACCCTCTCCACCTCCGCAGGAGGAATGGATTTCCAAGCCTCACGACTGCTCCAACGAATCAGCAGCGTCCCCTCCTCAGTTGCCGGATCCCAGAAGAGATCACGACCCAAAAATCCAGGCTGGTGCTTCAGCCAAGGCTCCCAGCTGCCGCGTTCCGCAACCATCCAATCCTCACGACTCTCCTGGGGCACCTTCAGCCGCAGGTGCTCAATCACGGCCACCTTGACACCAACTTGAAGGTCGGCCCATGCCTGATCCCGTGCCTCCGAAATCCCTCCCAACAACAGAACCAGTGCCAAACAAGGTCCGATGACCCTAAGCAAAACAAGCCTGAGTCGATGCACGATTCAGCTCCTCTGCAGAAGTGCCACAGCCTGGCAACTGATGCCCTCTTCCCGTCCTTCTGGACCCAAGCCTTCGTTCGTGGTGGCCTTCACACCCACAGCGTCAGCGGCAATTCCGATGGTTGATGCCATCGTGCTGCTCATCGCCGCGATATGCGGTTTGAGCTTCGGGCGCTCGGCAATCACAACTGCATCGATATTCACCACCGACCAGCCACGCTCTTTGACCAGCTTCACCACTTGATCCAGCAGCTTCAAGCTGTCGGCTCCTTTCCATTGGGGATCGGTCGGTGGGAAGTACTTGCCGATATCGCCAAGGGCTAGGGCCCCGAGCAACGCATCCATCACGGCATGCACCAGCACATCGGCATCACTGTGACCATCAAGACCAAGACCGTCGGGATGCTCCAGGCTCACGCCCCCGAGGATGAGGGCCCGTCCGGGCACCAGCCGATGGATGTCGTATCCGTTGCCGATGCGCAGCTCCATGCCGGGGTCTAGGGGGTCGAAAGGGACATCCATTGTTGCGGCCTGCCAGCGGGAGAACAGGTCGGGCCGCCGTTCGCGGGTCCGCTGCTCCCGCTGCTCCTGACGCCACCGAGCGATGGCACCGTGGTCGCCACTGCGCAGCACATCGGGGACGGTCATGCCGCGGAAGTCAGCGGGGCGGGTGTAATGCGGGTGTTCGAGGAGGAGTGCACTGTGGCTTTCCTCCACCAGCGAATCAGCCGTCCCCACCGTGCCGGGAAGTAGGCGAACAACACCGTTGATCACCGTCATCGCCGGCAGCTCACCGCCAGTGAGGACGAAGTCACCCATCGACACCTCCTCATCCGCCAAGCCGCGAATCCGCTCGTCGAACCCCTCGTAGTGTCCGCAGAGGAAGACCAGTTGATCGTGGTCGGAGGACCAGCGTTGCAAATCCTGCTGCTGTAGGGGACGCCCCTGTGGTGACATCAACAGCACCCGGCTGCGGGAGCTACGGGGGATTTCCTCCATCGCGGCGAACACCGGTTCCGGCTTGAGCACCATGCCGGCACCACCGCCATAGGGCTCGTCATCCACCTTGCGATGGCGATCGGTGGCGAAGTCCCGGGGATTGTGCAGGTGCAACTCGGCAATTCCTGCCTTGAAGGCACGCCCGATCACCCCCAGCTCCAGCAGAGGGGCAAACGCCTGCGGCGCCAGACTCACCACATCCAGGCGATAGGGCGCCATGCCGCCTCAGGCCGCGGGTTTGGACACCCTTCGGATGTCCGTGCAGAAACTGCCCTGAACCGGTGTTCCTTGCGCATCAACAGCTGTGGTGCTGCGCAGGCGCAGGTTGACCCGCGTGAACCAGATCCTCTCCTGCACACACACCCCGTCGGCCCGGCTGAGGTTCAACTCCATGCTGCCGTCGGGCCAGAACCTCCAGCTACCAGGAGCATCACCATCCAGGATCAGCTTTCCATCAGCGGCGAAGGTGAGGGTGCTGCAGGTCCCTCCAGGGGCCTGCACCTGCAGTTGACCGAGAGCCCCCTGCTCTTCCACGCAGCGGACAGTGAGTTCACCCCGCTCGCTGCTGTGCCAGTCGTCATCACCTCCGGCAGCCAGCTCAAAACAGCTGCGAAGGCTCATCCACTCACCGTCGCAGAGATTCAGAAAGGAGGCAGGGTCTTCCGGGGGAAAGGCTTGTTCGCTCATCAGCCCATCTTCTCAGCCGGGTCACCAGCTGATGGGGAGAAAGGGATAAGGGCGGTTCCAGCCATAAAGCGCAAGCCGCTGCTGTCCCTGGGCGGCAGCACCACGACGGTGAAAGCCGAAGACATCCGCCAGCACCAGGGTGTTCGCTGGGCAGGTCAAGGCAACGGGCTTGGGCAGCCCCAGCTCTGCCAGGGATTCTTCACGAATGCGGAACGATCCAGAGACATCCGGCTGCCGCCGTTGTTCAGCGGCAGCGGTGGCCGTGGCCTGCTCCCAACGCAGGCGAGGCGCATCGAGGCGATGGCTACCCGGCACGTATTCGAAGGGTCCGTCCTGGCGTTGCACCGGCCGCAGAAAAAACCAGAACTTGAGAGCACGAAAGAACGTGTCGCGATGCAGATCCTTCTGCAAATCGTGCGTCCGGGTCTCCTCGCCATGCACCGTCAGGTAGATGTCCAGCTTGCGCGGATTCATGGGCAGCCCAATGATCTGACGCGATCCCTCATGGAGCCGCTGATCGTGGGAGAAGGCAGCGGCCCGAGGCATCTGCTCGGGATTGATGTGGAGAAAACGGTTGAGGGTTCCACCATCGAAACGGTCAAAACCTCCAGGAAAGGGTTGTTTCGGGCGAAAGCCAGGCCGGGTGTTGTCTGGTGCTGGATGGGAGCGTGACGCGCAACTGACCACAGCCTCCACCTCGTCACGCAAGGCATCAAACTCGTGTTGCGGCAGAAAGTTCTCCAGCACCACAAAGCCATCCCGCTCCAGGCTGGCCAGTTGAACTGGGCGAAGCAGACGTCTCCAGAGGCAAAGCGTCTCCGCCAGCTGCACACGGTGTCGATGCAGCTGGCAGCGTCTGTTCAGACCAGGGTGACCGACCCAGGGATCCCGAAAGCTCTTGGTGCGCGTCAGCAGCGAAAGCATGAGCGGGACATTACGTGCTCATGCCCCATCGGAAGGGACTCACACACATACGTGTAGCAGGCGTTCAGTGGTCCCCTGTGTACCCAAGTTCAGCCAAGCGGGCAGGTTTGCTTCGCCAATCCGGCACCACCTTGACGAACAGCTCCAGATACACCGGGCCATCGATGAGCACCTGCATCTGCAGACGCGCCCCCTGACCGATCGTTTTAAGCATCGCCCCGCCTTTGCCGATCAGGATTCCCTTCTGACTCTTGCGTTCCACCAGAACCGTGGCCAGTACTGCGGTCCGCCCCGTTCCTTTGCCCTTGGCCGGCATCTCCTCAATTCGATCAATCGTGACGGCGACGCTGTGGGGCACCTCTTCTCGCGTATGGAGAAGCACCTGCTCACGAATGAGTTCCCCCAGCAGCACCCGCTCCGGTTGATCACTCACCATCTCGGGTGGATAGAGCTGAGGTCCCAAGGGCAACTGAGCCGCCATCGCCGCTGAGAGCTCTTTGCAGCCATCTCCTGACAGGGCGCTGCAGCGGTGCACCGGCCAGTTGGTCTCCTCCAGAAGGGCGCTGTAGGCCTCCTCCGACTCGGTCTGATGCTCTGCGGCCACCTTGTCCCACTTGTTGAGGGCCACCAACACCGGCAATGACTGCTGCTGCAGCAGATTCACGATGAAGGCATCGCCCCGGCCAGGGCGCTCGCACCCCTCCAGAAGCAGCACCACCAGGTCCACCTCACCGATGGCACTGCGAGCACTCTTCACCAAGCGTTCCCCTAGCAAGTGGTGGGGCTTGTGGATGCCAGGGGTGTCCACAAGAACCATCTGAGCCACCTCCGTGGTGAGGATCGCCCGCAGGCGGTTGCGGGTGGTCTGGGCCACAGGGGAGGTGATCGCCACCTTTTCCCCCACCAGCTGATTCACCAGCGTGGATTTGCCCACGTTCGGGCGACCGATCAGTGCGATGAAACCAGAGCGGTAATCCTCTGGCAGCGGAGTTGGGTGCATGTTCCAAGTCTGCGCCGCCGTTGAATCGTTCAATAGCCTGAGGGGAGGATTTCGAGAGGGCCATGCCGGATCAGCAGCCCACCTTCCAGCAGGCGATGGAGATCACTGCCGCTTGGCTGCAGCAATGGGACAACGAGGAGATCAGTGATGAAGTGCTGGCCGACCGCATCGGTGAAATGGTGGCCAGCCGCGATGGCGCCCGGGGATTTTTCGTGGTGAGCCTGGCGGGAGACAGTGTGCTCATGGATCGGTTGCCCGACGCCGTTGTCGGGCAACTGCGCAGCGCTGGTGATGGAGTGGTTGATCTGAGCGTCCGCAATCTGGCCATGAGCACTGCCATGGCCGTTCAGCACCGACGCTCGGGGGATGCAGCTCAGCAGGCCGGTTCGGAGCGGGTCACCAGCCGCTGCATCGAACTGCTCAGGCTGCTGGAGCCGGCAGACGTGAAAGAGCGCCTGGAGCAACTGCTGGCCGCAGCCCTCGACAACCGCGGCGAGGATGTCCCCTTCCTCAAGAAGTGGGGATATGACGCCGAGCAGAAGCAAGCCATCGGAGACAGCGTTTATGCCGTGGCAGAGG
This genomic interval from Synechococcus sp. UW69 contains the following:
- a CDS encoding TIGR03792 family protein — translated: MALVLLLGGISEARDQAWADLQVGVKVAVIEHLRLKVPQESREDWMVAERGSWEPWLKHQPGFLGRDLFWDPATEEGTLLIRWSSREAWKSIPPAEVERVQARFEMLACEHTGQNQGNPFPLVFEGELLPQ
- the trmD gene encoding tRNA (guanosine(37)-N1)-methyltransferase TrmD → MAPYRLDVVSLAPQAFAPLLELGVIGRAFKAGIAELHLHNPRDFATDRHRKVDDEPYGGGAGMVLKPEPVFAAMEEIPRSSRSRVLLMSPQGRPLQQQDLQRWSSDHDQLVFLCGHYEGFDERIRGLADEEVSMGDFVLTGGELPAMTVINGVVRLLPGTVGTADSLVEESHSALLLEHPHYTRPADFRGMTVPDVLRSGDHGAIARWRQEQREQRTRERRPDLFSRWQAATMDVPFDPLDPGMELRIGNGYDIHRLVPGRALILGGVSLEHPDGLGLDGHSDADVLVHAVMDALLGALALGDIGKYFPPTDPQWKGADSLKLLDQVVKLVKERGWSVVNIDAVVIAERPKLKPHIAAMSSTMASTIGIAADAVGVKATTNEGLGPEGREEGISCQAVALLQRS
- a CDS encoding phytanoyl-CoA dioxygenase family protein, with the translated sequence MLSLLTRTKSFRDPWVGHPGLNRRCQLHRHRVQLAETLCLWRRLLRPVQLASLERDGFVVLENFLPQHEFDALRDEVEAVVSCASRSHPAPDNTRPGFRPKQPFPGGFDRFDGGTLNRFLHINPEQMPRAAAFSHDQRLHEGSRQIIGLPMNPRKLDIYLTVHGEETRTHDLQKDLHRDTFFRALKFWFFLRPVQRQDGPFEYVPGSHRLDAPRLRWEQATATAAAEQRRQPDVSGSFRIREESLAELGLPKPVALTCPANTLVLADVFGFHRRGAAAQGQQRLALYGWNRPYPFLPISW
- a CDS encoding DUF3611 family protein, translated to MADRLDFQKLSFGVRRMGWIRFWIQVVLGIVVVGVLLFNNIGGSLARNSERAVGLGPGLSLTSLAFLVLLFSLWQGWLIVRAGRAIDSAARPSRGEVARLIKRGLLADLLGLTFATIGYQALAGSLFVQASMQTPGIAIGGRGMADNLAITSLEMLSVLSNTQVLFAHLIGVLFSLWLLQRVYRTQ
- the larB gene encoding nickel pincer cofactor biosynthesis protein LarB; protein product: MNIPDARLDLRRRQRLGMVEAIWGEHKTADQIIAILETFATAGELGLVTRVDAKKAARVFEMLPEVELHPDARCLTLGSLPPAPPPPAEVVVLSGGSSDRTVVAEAALALRCHGIGVDPVMDVGVAGLHRLLDQLPRLATARILIACAGMEGALPTVLAGLVSQPVIGVPVSVGYGISSGGRTALEGMLASCAPGLTVVNIDNGYGAAMAALRILRGVEPAELG
- a CDS encoding phycobiliprotein lyase, whose translation is MSEQAFPPEDPASFLNLCDGEWMSLRSCFELAAGGDDDWHSSERGELTVRCVEEQGALGQLQVQAPGGTCSTLTFAADGKLILDGDAPGSWRFWPDGSMELNLSRADGVCVQERIWFTRVNLRLRSTTAVDAQGTPVQGSFCTDIRRVSKPAA
- a CDS encoding phycobilisome rod-core linker polypeptide, yielding MSPAALTNAEYLRQSCAQMRIGVGPRDHVECPHRVTFDRFSPTDGEALRECIDAAYRQVLGNAHVMAYERCDSLEAEFTDGRLCAREFVRRLAKSELYKSRYFFKVSAYRGIELNFKHLLGRPPLNQQEVISSAAIQSEYGFDGLIDSIIDSAEYSEVFGDNTIPYVRSFTSASGMSMQNFVRIAALEQGFASSDRSKGSDSLLRSNLAGGVSMSIHVPPAPEYVQMSAAWLGGKPPANYEKLWRGLALVGGAHLAGMLVNVVSQMLGIHALDRIPAMFLGL
- a CDS encoding bifunctional riboflavin kinase/FAD synthetase; translation: MIPLCSPEEARRPTALALGSFDGLHAGHRRVIDEAIQGIPEEAVPSVVSFWPHPREVLFGEARLRLDLPSEKLALLEPLGIQQLVLVPFTRELAQLSAEEFVKTVLLSTLQARRIAVGTNFRFGHQRRGDAEMLERLAARGGVEVKVVPIVEDREGRMSSSRIRAALEQGDLEAAKGLLGRAYRFQGRVVRGRGLGRELGWPTANLQVDGRKALPGLGVYAAWAQLDGAGERLPAVMNLGPQPTIDPTSPSAVEVHLLDQSLELEGRHLGVEPVQRLRGQTKFSGLEELSSQIGRDAAQARKILQTGSQATVG
- the era gene encoding GTPase Era produces the protein MHPTPLPEDYRSGFIALIGRPNVGKSTLVNQLVGEKVAITSPVAQTTRNRLRAILTTEVAQMVLVDTPGIHKPHHLLGERLVKSARSAIGEVDLVVLLLEGCERPGRGDAFIVNLLQQQSLPVLVALNKWDKVAAEHQTESEEAYSALLEETNWPVHRCSALSGDGCKELSAAMAAQLPLGPQLYPPEMVSDQPERVLLGELIREQVLLHTREEVPHSVAVTIDRIEEMPAKGKGTGRTAVLATVLVERKSQKGILIGKGGAMLKTIGQGARLQMQVLIDGPVYLELFVKVVPDWRSKPARLAELGYTGDH
- a CDS encoding DUF1517 domain-containing protein; its protein translation is MGAAVATPRLLTQPRRLLASLLLPLVLVGLCLFQAQPADAARGGRMGGGSFRAPSMPRSSGGSYGGGYRGGGYRGGGMGFPFIIPIFGFGGGGLFGLLILMAIAGVLVNAVRGGGGAPAIGGAAAAPAIPRNVNMIQVQVGLLASAKSLQDDLRSLAASSDTSSSAGLQRLLQETTLALLRQPDLWVYANAESGSVPFSSAESTFNRLSMNERSKLDAELTSNVGGQRMSDTSSSAGEADATNEFIVVTLLVASTATAKLGGADTGEDLRQTLRILGSTASTELMALEVIWQPEGRGDVLSANDLVTAYPNLQHL
- the thiS gene encoding sulfur carrier protein ThiS translates to MPLTLMVNGETRVLDPAPTPASLAAVVALLANNPKLVVTEHNGVIAPRSRWDNIVVKDDDTLEIVTIVGGGS
- a CDS encoding thiamine phosphate synthase: MNPTPSETSLDTRVARLIDANLDRAREGLRVVEDWCRFGLEQQDLVVRLKDWRQRLGRLHHDSYKQARSTSTDTGAGLEHPAQLDRHSPDHVVAANCARVQEALRVLEEYGRNIDPALAAEAAVIRYGLYDLEVVCLNATLRARRRTKLQDCRLCLITTPCDDLSDRVEAALQNGVSMVQYRCKAGNDLERLQAAQQLRQLCNRFGALLIINDRVDLALAVDADGVHLGQEDMPSDVARSLLGSARLLGRSTHSIDQVHQAQQEPIDYLGFGPIHSTAVKPERSPVGMELLAQATAISQRPVFAIGGITLANLPALLSAGGQRAAVIGAIMHADDTGQASRQLLQHLDHATF